One Tomitella gaofuii DNA segment encodes these proteins:
- a CDS encoding helix-turn-helix transcriptional regulator: MARTDDVLEWPSYGFSFSRRLRYIRRHRDLTQEQLAHLSGMHRNQVSNLERNTSRDGGSADPHLSTVYSLARVLRVPPEMLMPDVASAVTLRSRETADDIAWGAVEVELRRQLITELPREETPPRPLEARRRD, from the coding sequence GTGGCGAGAACCGATGATGTGCTGGAGTGGCCGAGTTACGGCTTCTCGTTCAGCCGTCGGCTCCGCTACATCCGCCGCCACCGTGACCTCACCCAGGAGCAGCTGGCGCATCTGAGCGGGATGCACCGCAACCAGGTGTCCAATCTGGAGCGCAACACCAGCCGCGACGGCGGCTCGGCGGACCCGCACCTGTCCACCGTGTACAGCCTGGCGCGGGTGCTGCGCGTGCCGCCGGAGATGCTCATGCCGGACGTGGCGAGCGCGGTGACGCTGCGCTCGCGGGAGACCGCCGATGACATCGCGTGGGGTGCCGTGGAAGTGGAGTTGCGCCGGCAGCTCATCACGGAGCTGCCGCGCGAAGAAACGCCGCCACGGCCACTCGAGGCGCGGCGGCGCGACTGA